In a single window of the Delftia tsuruhatensis genome:
- a CDS encoding O-acetylhomoserine aminocarboxypropyltransferase/cysteine synthase family protein: MRLETLAVHAGYSPDPTTKAVAVPIYQTVAYAFDSAQHGADLFDLKVAGNIYTRIMNPTTDVLEKRVAALEGGIAAVAVASGMAAITYAIQAIAEAGDNIVSASTLYGGTYNLFAHTFPQQGITVRFADPRDPASFAQHIDEKTKAIFIESIGNPLGNVTDIRALADVAHAHGVPLIVDNTVPSPYLLRPIEHGADIVVHSLTKYLGGHGNSVGGAIVDSGKFPWAEHKARFRRLNEPDVSYHGVVYTEALGEAAYIGRVRVVPLRNTGAAISPHNAFLILQGIETLALRMDRICENTQKIAETLQRHPKVEWVRYAGLEGHPDHAIVQKQLGGRASGILSFSLKADDTDPRAAGARFLDALQLFTRLVNIGDAKSLATHPASTTHRQLDAEELAKAGVTEGMVRLSVGIEHISDLLADLEQALGKV; this comes from the coding sequence ATGCGCTTAGAAACCCTGGCCGTCCATGCCGGCTACTCGCCCGACCCCACGACCAAGGCCGTGGCCGTCCCCATCTACCAGACCGTGGCCTATGCCTTCGACAGCGCCCAGCACGGCGCCGATCTGTTCGACCTCAAGGTGGCAGGCAACATCTACACGCGCATCATGAACCCCACCACCGACGTGCTCGAAAAGCGCGTCGCGGCACTGGAAGGCGGCATCGCCGCCGTGGCCGTGGCCTCCGGCATGGCGGCCATCACCTACGCCATCCAGGCCATCGCCGAGGCCGGCGACAACATCGTCTCGGCCAGCACGCTGTATGGCGGCACCTACAACCTGTTCGCCCATACCTTCCCGCAGCAAGGCATCACCGTGCGCTTCGCCGACCCGCGCGACCCGGCCAGCTTCGCACAGCACATCGACGAAAAGACCAAGGCCATCTTCATCGAGTCCATCGGCAACCCGCTGGGCAACGTCACCGACATCCGTGCCCTGGCCGACGTGGCCCATGCCCACGGCGTGCCGCTGATCGTGGACAACACCGTGCCCAGCCCCTACCTGCTGCGCCCCATCGAGCATGGCGCCGACATCGTCGTGCACTCGCTGACCAAGTACCTGGGCGGCCACGGCAACAGCGTGGGCGGCGCCATCGTGGACAGCGGCAAGTTCCCCTGGGCGGAGCACAAGGCCCGCTTCAGGCGCCTGAACGAGCCCGACGTCAGCTACCACGGCGTGGTCTACACCGAGGCCCTGGGCGAGGCCGCCTACATCGGCCGCGTGCGCGTGGTGCCGCTGCGCAATACCGGCGCAGCCATCTCGCCGCACAACGCCTTCCTGATCCTGCAGGGCATCGAGACGCTGGCCCTGCGCATGGACCGCATCTGCGAGAACACCCAGAAGATCGCCGAGACGCTGCAAAGGCACCCCAAGGTCGAATGGGTGCGCTACGCAGGGCTGGAGGGCCACCCCGACCATGCCATCGTGCAAAAGCAGCTGGGCGGACGTGCCTCGGGCATCCTGTCCTTCAGCCTGAAGGCCGATGACACCGATCCGCGAGCGGCCGGCGCGCGCTTTCTCGATGCGCTGCAGCTGTTCACGCGCCTGGTCAACATCGGCGATGCCAAGTCCCTGGCCACGCACCCGGCCTCGACCACGCACCGCCAGCTCGACGCCGAGGAGCTGGCCAAGGCCGGCGTGACCGAGGGCATGGTGCGCCTGTCCGTGGGCATCGAGCACATCAGCGACCTGCTCGCCGACCTGGAACAGGCTCTGGGCAAGGTCTGA